From the genome of uncultured Cohaesibacter sp., one region includes:
- a CDS encoding UbiD family decarboxylase, with protein sequence MMASLSEQDELFVINDKVGSDYEVSALLSLVDDRAAVVMTDVDGLGVPVFGNLLSSRERIALALGVPVCDVLKTLTDSVKSPIAPVLIEDAPVQQKTVTEDMFSQLPVPTFFTRESGPYISAGLMVAKDPETGKGNASYARLKVLGPDTAMIGIAPNHHLAIMAQKAAARGEALELAVVLGAHPAIQLAACLYLGLGDDELHNAGALLGEPVRMTKAKTLSLEVPAEAEIILEGHIHVDQLIKEGPVSEYHGMYEDYGHGFLVTFSCMTRRNDAMLQVIEPGYHMEHSYIAGVPIAASLKANLSRAMQNVGEVAVTTTGSGRNNVVVQLHNPRPGQARRAMNLCWGAVSIIKNVTVVDSDVDPWDLQQVELAKLNRMKSERDILIIENLPGDRSEAQEMNGLVTKVGYDATCKDGDRGQGYDKAVPPVEVTERMQALLKTVRPDFKP encoded by the coding sequence ATGATGGCGTCGCTGAGTGAACAGGATGAGCTGTTCGTCATCAATGACAAGGTTGGAAGCGACTATGAAGTGTCGGCGTTGCTATCTCTCGTCGATGATCGTGCAGCTGTAGTCATGACCGATGTCGATGGTCTCGGCGTCCCCGTCTTTGGCAATCTTCTGAGCAGTCGGGAGCGGATTGCTCTGGCTCTTGGCGTACCAGTTTGTGATGTTCTGAAAACCTTGACGGATTCGGTGAAGTCTCCAATTGCACCGGTTCTGATCGAGGATGCGCCCGTTCAGCAGAAGACCGTGACGGAAGACATGTTTTCCCAGTTGCCGGTTCCGACCTTTTTTACGCGGGAGAGTGGGCCCTATATTTCTGCCGGTCTGATGGTGGCAAAAGATCCCGAAACCGGAAAGGGTAACGCATCCTACGCACGGCTCAAGGTTCTTGGGCCGGATACCGCGATGATCGGTATTGCGCCCAACCATCATCTTGCCATCATGGCCCAGAAGGCCGCTGCGCGCGGCGAAGCGCTGGAGCTGGCTGTTGTTCTTGGGGCGCATCCTGCTATCCAGCTTGCGGCATGCCTCTATCTGGGGCTAGGGGATGACGAGTTGCACAATGCGGGTGCACTTCTTGGTGAGCCGGTTCGGATGACCAAGGCCAAGACGCTGAGCCTTGAGGTTCCGGCAGAGGCCGAGATCATCCTCGAAGGCCACATCCATGTGGATCAGTTGATCAAGGAAGGGCCGGTTTCCGAATATCACGGCATGTATGAGGATTATGGCCATGGCTTCCTTGTCACCTTCTCCTGCATGACGCGCCGGAACGACGCCATGCTGCAGGTCATCGAGCCCGGCTACCACATGGAACACAGCTATATCGCGGGCGTTCCCATTGCAGCCAGCCTGAAAGCAAATCTCTCCCGCGCCATGCAGAATGTCGGTGAAGTCGCTGTGACGACCACGGGCAGTGGCCGCAACAATGTGGTGGTCCAGCTGCACAATCCCCGTCCGGGTCAGGCACGTCGCGCCATGAACCTCTGCTGGGGTGCGGTCAGCATCATCAAGAATGTGACTGTGGTCGATTCCGATGTCGACCCGTGGGATCTGCAACAGGTCGAACTGGCTAAGCTCAATCGCATGAAGTCCGAGCGAGACATTCTCATCATCGAGAATTTGCCTGGTGACCGCTCGGAGGCGCAGGAGATGAATGGTCTGGTCACCAAGGTTGGCTATGACGCGACCTGCAAGGACGGAGATCGCGGGCAGGGGTATGACAAGGCGGTGCCGCCTGTTGAGGTGACCGAGCGCATGCAGGCCCTGCTCAAGACCGTGCGGCCGGACTTCAAGCCATGA
- a CDS encoding UbiX family flavin prenyltransferase — MKRLIVAITGASGTIYGVRALQMLKGLEGVETHLVISPSALRTAQEEGLGISGDEIRALADVFYSHKDIGAAIASGSFTCEGMLVAPCSVKTLSGIANCYAEDLITRAADVCLKERRRLVLMLRETPFHAGHIALMDQATRSGAIIMPPVPGFYAKPKTIDDIVNQSTGRALDLFGFDHPLVRRWKEEEASCDA, encoded by the coding sequence ATGAAGAGACTGATCGTCGCCATCACCGGGGCTTCCGGCACCATTTACGGGGTTCGTGCGCTGCAGATGCTGAAGGGGCTGGAAGGTGTCGAAACGCATCTTGTCATCTCGCCATCGGCCCTGCGCACAGCTCAGGAAGAGGGGCTCGGCATCAGTGGTGACGAGATAAGGGCGCTGGCCGATGTGTTCTACAGCCACAAGGATATCGGCGCGGCCATCGCGTCGGGCTCTTTCACCTGCGAGGGCATGCTGGTTGCGCCATGTTCGGTCAAGACCTTGAGCGGCATTGCCAATTGCTACGCTGAAGATCTGATCACCCGCGCGGCCGATGTCTGCCTCAAGGAGCGGCGCAGGCTGGTTCTGATGCTGCGCGAAACGCCGTTTCATGCAGGGCACATCGCCCTGATGGATCAGGCCACCCGCAGCGGTGCCATCATCATGCCGCCGGTGCCCGGCTTTTACGCCAAACCCAAGACCATTGATGACATCGTCAATCAGAGTACGGGTCGCGCGCTCGACCTGTTCGGGTTTGATCATCCGCTGGTCCGGCGCTGGAAAGAGGAAGAGGCGTCTTGCGATGCCTGA